The sequence GGGGTCGTCGTAGGCATCGTCGGCGTGACGTCGGTCGTGGTGGCGAGCCGCGCATTGTCGAGGAGCGAGCATTCGGAGCCGCCAAAGGAGCGCACGACGACGGTGGAGAAAGCGATGCCAAAAGAGGCGCCGCCTGTCGAGACAGCCGCGCCACCAAAGGAGGAGCCTGCGCCGGTGAATGCGCCTGCGCCACAGCAAAGCGCGACGTCCCAACCTGTGCCCTCGGCTGCGCCCCCAAAGACGACGCCTCCCCAAAACGCGCCCATGACGGCTCCCACGCCGCAGCGTACGGCGGCGGCGCCCATATCGCCGCCGAAGCCGCCGGTGGTGGTGAAGCGAGACACGCTGAAGGGTCCACGAAAATCGCCTGTCATTGACGGGTTTTGACATCAATGCTTGCTTGAAAATGGAGTCCTTCGCATGAAAACCTTGCTTTCGCGTCTCGTGACGACAGCAGCGTTCGCTCTTACAATGAGCTTCGCGCCTTGTGATGCCGTCGCGACGGAGCCTTCGGTTTCGGCGCCGCAGCAGCCGGAAGCCCAGAAGCTCCTCGAATTGGGTGTCAAGGCACTTCAGTCGAAACAATGGGAGAAGGCTCAGAGAAACCTGCTCGAGGCCTGGCGGATCGAAAAGCATTATCGCATTGCGGCGAATTTGGGGCTCGTGGAAATCGAGCGCGGACAATTCAGGAGTGCGGCGGAGTATCTCGTGTATTGTTTGCGCAATGAGTCGGACATGCCCGAGAGTCACAAGGTCGCCATACGGGGGCTTTTTGAAAAGGCGAGCGCGCGAATCGGCACGCTCGACGTGCGCACGGACGCGATGGGCGCGACGATTCTCGTGGATGGTGAAGTCGTGGGACACACGCCGATCGCGACGATTTTCGTGGAACCTGGGAAACGAACGGTCACGGCGCGAATGGCCGGCAAGGCATTCGTGGCGCAGCACGTCGAGATTGCTGCGGGCGAGGAGCAAAAAGTCGTCATTTTGGAAGAGGCGCCGCGGCCCTCGCCGTCGCCGCTGCAATTCGAAGAGGAGCCATCGAATTGGTCCATGGCAGCCGTTCCGCTTGGCGGGCTTGCATTGGCAGGTTTTGGGGTTGGGGTGGGGTGTACCGTGGCCATGGGAGAGCACGGGATCAGCGCGGAGTCGCGTGACAACAGGCAAGTGGGAGCGGTCATTGGTTATGGTGTGGGCAGCGCGGCGCTTCTTGCGACGATGATCGTGGCGTTATGGCCGAGCGCGCCGCAAAAGCAAAAAACCGGGCTCTTCGTGGCGCCCGTCGTCGGGGGCGGTCAGGGCGGCGTCCAGGTCGTCGGCGCATTTTAGAAATTGGCGACGACCACCACAATTGCTGGATGGTCGCGTTCTACATGGTAAACCAATCCCATCATGACGACGACCGATTCCGCGAAGGAAGCATGGGAGCGGTGTCCCCGCAGATCGCGGCGATTCGTCCACGCCGCTGTCATTGCAACCATTGCGGTGGCGCTGATGCTTTCTTGCAATGCCGTCGCGGACGAACATCGAGGCACTTCCGTCGCGCACGGCCATTACGATGCGGGAGTGAAAGCGCGGCTCGAAGGGGATCTGCGTCTGGCGCTCGACCTTCTTCGAAAGGCGTGGGCGCTCGAGCAATCAGCGCTCATTGCTGCCAAGCTTGCGCAGACCGAGCTCGAATTGGGGTATTACCGCGACGCCATCGAGCATTTCGAGTTTTATTTGCAGAGGCCCGAACCGAGTCCCGAGGATCGGGCTGCGGTTGCTCGATTGCTCGCCGAAGCCAAGAGCAAGATTGTCGTGCTCGACATTCGAGTGGACGCGCCGGGAGCAGAGATCCTCTTGGATGGGGCGGTCGTGGGCGTCGCGCCGCTGTTGCGGGAGATGCCGGTCGATCCTGGGAGGAGGCTCGTCGAGGCACGCAAGGCGGGGTGTACGTTCGAGCGCGTGTCGGCGGAATTTGCTCCGGGCAGCAGGCAGAATTTGTCATTTACGTGCAAGAAAGCCGTGCCGCCTGCGCCAAAGGACAATGGAAAATGGTCCACGTGGGACACGGCGGCGGTCGTGTCGGGAGGCATTGGAGTCGTCGGTCTCGGCGCGGGTTTGATCTGGGGCATTGGGGACATGATGAATTCGTCACGACTGTCGGACGATGCAATGCAGCGCGGAACGGCGCTCATGCCACGAACGCCGTCGACCATGCGCGTATGTGGACCTGACAGTCCATCGGAAAACGCCAGTGAATGTGCCGCGATTGCGTCGAAACTCGAGGCGAGCGACCAGGCTTGGAACGATTCGAAGAGAGGCTATTTGCTGGCAGGCGCAGGCGTTCTCGTGGGAGTTGGCGCGATCATCATGGCGGTCGTGCCCACTTCGGCGAACAAGCAGGTGAGCGTCGTGCCCGTCGTCAAGCGCTCAGAGAGTGGTGTTGTCGTCACGATGTCGTTTTGAAGGATGAATTTATGAAAGAACACGCAACGAGGTTCTGGTGGATGGCGAGCGTGCCGGTGATCGTCGGCGGTGTCGCGTACGCCGTTGGATGCTCGAACGATGCTGACGATTCCGCAAAGAACTTTCAGGGGGTGTATGGGACCTGCAAGGTCGACGATAACCCGTGCACGGAGGATTGCCGGCCATCGAGCAACCTGGCGAATTTTCTTCCAGATGGAACGGTCGTCGAAGTCGGGCCTGGCGATGCTGGACCTGCTCCAGCATGCCAAGAGTGGGTTTGTCGAAGCGGTACGGCGACGCTCGAGGAGGTAGATCCTGGCGATCCGTGCAAGACAGCCAAGGGAAGGAACGGGCATTGCGCTGCCGGCGCAAGGTGCCTCGAGTGCGTAACCGCTACGGATTGTTCTGGGAAAAAAGCTTACTGTAGCAACAACGAATGCATCGCTTGCGATGATGGTCTTCAAAATGGTAATGAAACCGGTGTCGACTGTGGCACGACGGATTGCGGACGTTGCAATGGGACGGGGTGCTCAAAGGACGGCCAATGCGCGAGCGAAAAATGTGTCGATGATGTATGTTGTGAAACGTGGTGCACTGACAAGTGCTCTTCCTGCGAGCTAGATGGCTTCAAAGGCGCGTGTAAGCATCGGGCATTCGGGACCACCGATTTCGACACCGGCTGCACTGGATCATCGATTTGCGACGGCAATGGCGTATGTAAACTCCGGCATTTGGCTGACTGTCAAAGTGGTGCGGACTGTATCGGTGGTATATGCGCGGGCAGATGCAGCAATAACAACGCATGCAGTGTAGGTACAGATTGTAACAATGGCAATTGCAGGTTCGTATGTCTTGGTGCCAAGGGAATCCCTTGTGAGCAAAACGAGGAATGTGGCAGCAAAAGCTGTGAGCCGGACGCTGGCGCCTGTAACTGAACGACCCCTGGGCGTCCTCCCCCCACGGAACGCCCGCCTCGTCTCAATCCACGCCCTGTTGCCTCTGTGCCGTCGTGCAATCATCCAAGTGCGACGTGCACCTTTTCTCCTTCGTGCGCGCCGCCGCCTTACGCCTCACCTGCACGCGTGCCGGCGCTTTGCCTGTCGACGCCTTCACCTGTTCGCCATCAGCAGGCGCCTCACCCCCTAACCCCCTTTCCAGTTCCGCATTGCTTCGCAATGCTTCGTGGAGAGGGGGAACCGGCATCGGTTTTTCCGGCTCCTTCACGACGACCTTGCCGCTGTCGGCCGGTACCGGAGCCTGTCGCGGCTCTTCCGTCGGCGCAGGCGTTTCCGCTTCCACCACCGGCGCATACACCGCCACCTCGTCCCGCTCCGCACCTTGTTCCCGGCCAAACCACGCCGCGCATATCCCGCCAAATGCCAGCACGACCGCCAATACCATGCCGAACCACCGCCACGCACGCCGCTTCGGCGCCTTCTTCGCCTCGTCACGCGCCGGCGCCTCGTCGATCGTCACCTCGATATCGTCGCCCGCCGTCACCTCGTCCCGCCACGGCGTCCGCTGCTTCGGGCCTCCCAGCGGATGAACCGGTTTGGCGCGGAAGAGCAGCATGGCAAGCTCTTCCGCATCCGACGGTATGTCCGCCCATCGATGCACGACCACCCCGTCCTCCGCCGATGCTAATGCGTTCGTTGGCATGAACCGTATCGTCGTGCCATTCGGGAGATCCTCCTCCCGACCATTCGATATCATCGTCCAGCGCACGTCCGACGTGTACAAAATTGCAGCGATTCGCCCGGCACATCGCACGAGCGCCTCGAATGGCAGCCCGTCATCGTGCATAATCACGATACGCTTCGGTTGCTCGATCCCTCGCGCTGTCCATTGCAACGCCAAGCGGCTCGGTCCCGGCGCCGGCAAGTCATCGAAATCCCCCACGTACGAACGCAAAAGCGCCCCGGCGCGCACAGGATCTTCGCCGCACGACGCATACGCGTGGTAAAACCCAACACCCTCGTCCGTGACTCGAGTGCTTTCGACGAGCTGCTCCCGAAACGAAAGCGCAGCCCGAACGAATGCGCCCTCGTCGAATGCTCGATCGACGCCCACGATCGCATGCGAAAATGACGGATCCTCACGCCCCGCATGGTCGCGCGCACCATGCACCCGCAGGCTCAGCACCAGCGCAATGCCGCCATGCCCCGGCTCGTGCTGCGTATCGTCCCGAGACAAATTTCCAATCGCAAACGCTTGCTCCCTCGGATCGCGCGGTTCGATGTATTTTAGTATTCGCACCAGATGGCCGAAATGTTGCCGAGAAAGCGGACCCCATGGAATCGTATGTCGGTAGATGAAATCGATCTGATGCCCCGGAACGTTGCCATGCAGGAAATGAAACCATCCTGCGTCCGCTGGAGCTTCGTACGTCGGCACCTCGTACGCACCTCGAGATTGATTTCGAGATTCCATCTCAATTCACCGTGGTCGTTTGTTGAGCACCGAGGGTGGATGAGGTGCCGGCAGGGACGCCGTCTTTTCGTGCGTCGAAACGGTGGGACCAGCAGGCGCCATTGCCGCGGCAGCCGCAGCCGCAAGCTCGCTCGTCCGCTGCACGAGCTGCGCGTCGTAAGCGCTCGACGGTAGAATCCGCTGGACGAAATGCGAGAACAACAGATGCGTCGAATGCCCGTAACTCGCCGACCCCACGAAAACGCGAATGTCGAGCTCGGTCGAATAACGCATCAGGTCGTCGATGAGCGGCGCGTAAAGCCTCTTCGCCTCGGCCTCGACTTCGGCAGGCGTCCCAGGCAGCACATCGCTCTTGTTGATGAACAGCACGACGGATTTGCACGATGCAATCGTCCTCGGCCCAAAGAAATACCTCAATGTGTTGAACTGGAATTCTTTCAACTGTTCCTGGATGCGGTTGGGATCGACGTTTTTCCCATCTCGTGCCGCAAGATCCACGACCAGCAAGAGCCCGTGTATCTCGTCCATGACGACTTCGTGCTGCGCGTCCACCACATGCTCGCCGCCCCAATCCCCCACTTGAAAGACGTGCTCCGTCATCACGTCGTTCTGCAGCACGTGACTCACCGTGCGCTCGTAACGTTCAATCTTCGTTCCTTGCAGAAGCCCAAGGTCGATGAGCGGATTGGCCCATTTCAACGTAAGCGACGTTTTGCCCGTCGCCTTCACGCCAAACGTAATGATTTTGTATATTTTTCGCGTGAGGATCGGACGTTTTTCGAGCTCCGCGCGCAATCGAAGGATTTCCCGCTCCTGCTCGTCGAGCCACCCGACCTTTCTCTTGTCTTCCTCGACCGCGACGAGCAACTTCGTCTCGCAAACGCGCCGTTCTGCCTCGAGCGCCTCCACGCGTTTTCCAAGCGCGCCGCATTTTCGCGAAAGATGAGCTGCTCGCATCCCCGCAACCGCAGCTCCACCGAGTCCAAGCATGAGCCCCGCCGAGTAGACGATCTCCAACATCAGGCCCTCGTGCGAAAGAAAAGAAAACTCGATCCGCGCATGGGAGGCCCAGGTCCGGACATACGGAGCCCCCCATTGCCTCTGCCGGCTAAACTCTAGCTCGAATTGGAAATCTCGCACACAGAGTTCATCGTCTGCGCCGACGAGTCGATGCGTCACGCTCGGGACGCTCGATGCCGCGTGACGGGCATACGACGCGTTCGAGATGACCTCACCGCTTCCGCTTTGCCCGTTTGGCCGCAAGCACCGCGCTCTTCGCTACCAAATACGCATCCGCATCCGGCTTTTCGCCATGCGCCCAGCTTTGCATCAGCGGCTCGATATCTTCATCCCATGCATCCGAAAGTCGCAATTGCACGAAGTCCGCATACAGCGCCGCAAGCGTCGCATCCAGGTCCTCGAGCAACATCATTCGCTCGTAAAATACCTCGTGCTTTTCGTCGTCTTTCTTGAGCTGCGTGGGCAACTTCAACCCCGACAGCCCAAGCGTATCCGCCTTCAGCGTCCAAACGAATTCACGATCCCCGCGCACGAGACGCATCTTCGCCTCCCGCGGAAGCTTGCCCTGCCGAAGCGCCTCTTTTGCCTCGGGAGACGACGCGGGAATCGCCCCCTTGAGGCGGCTTTCTTCCTTTTCGAGCACCAGCGTGATTTGCGCTTCGAGCCATAACGAACAAGGATCCACCCCCGTCGGACGCAGGTTCGTCTCCTGCATTTCGCTCTCGAACCACAACCAAACCACGAATTCGCGGCCCATGAATCGACGCCCCTCGACCAAATCCAAGAGCTCCATCAGCCTTCCTCCAGTCGCGCCAATGTCGTCGGTTCGAGCCCCGCAAAAGCAGCCGCTTGTCGTGCGTCGAGACCCACGCGTTCCGCAGCCGTTCCGGGACTCTCGGGCACCAGATCGAGCTTGAACGTCTTTTTGAAAAGGTCGTCGAAGAGCGACGTGACTTTTTCGGATTGGCTGAAGAAGTGCACGATATTCGAATTCAGGTTCCACACCATGTCGTAACTCTTCAGCGACGGCACGAGCTGCTTGCGCAGCTTGCGCACCACCATCGTCTTCAGGTCCGCCTTCGCTTGCCGACCAAGCTTTTCGAGTCCCCGTTTTTCCAGGAGCGCCTGTTCTGCGTCACGCAGATGCGCCTTCAAGAGCGGCCCCGGGATAGCCCATCGATCGACACGCAGGGCAAGGCAAACATATTCGTTGTAAAAGACTTTTTCGTGGTCGAGATCCGTGTCGACCGGATCCTCCATGTTGGCCCATCCAAACCCTTCGCTCTTGTCATCGTCGGGCGAAAGTGGCTGAAATGCGTTGGCTCGAATGCGCTTCAGCGTCGTGCCGGGAATATCGTCGGGGATATCACCCGTAACGTAGAAGCGCGCGAATGTCAGATTGCCGCGGAGTGCACCCAAAGTGCGCATCGAGTACGACAGGTCCGAAGGAAAGGCAAGAAGATTTCGCAACGACTGGCATCGGCGGCACGTCGCAAACCCTCCCGACACTCCTCCTTCGTCAATACCGCCGTCAGCACGTCACGCTTCGGAAGGCTGACTGGATGCATGCGACAATCCGTGAAACTTCGCGTCACTCATCCGTTGACGGTAGTGCGGAATTCATGTAGTCCCTTTATCCATGAAACTTTCACGACGACCCCAATTTGCCTTCGTTTTGACCCTCGTTACACTCGGATCGCCTGTCTTCATCTCGTGCGGCGACAACGGTGAATGCACCTCGAACTGCACCGGACAGGGCGGTGCGACGAGCTCCAGCAGCAGCGGCGGCGGCGAGGCAGGTGCGTCGAGCAGCAGCAGCAGCGGCGGCGGCGCTGGGGGAGGTGCGTCGAGCTCCAGCAGCAGCAGCGGCGGCGGCGCTGGAGGTGCCGGTGGAGGTGGCGCGGGCGGTTTGGGTGGTGGGGCCGTCATTCCAATCGACCCGACGTTCAATGGCGGGCAGCTCGTCACGACACCCATGCGCAATGGTGACGACTCGGGACAACATGTACAGCGCCTGAGCGACGGGAAGCTCGTCGTGGTTGGCATGAACAAGTCCAACGGGTCGATATTCGTCGAGCGCTTCGATGCAATGGG is a genomic window of Polyangiaceae bacterium containing:
- a CDS encoding PEGA domain-containing protein, with product MKTLLSRLVTTAAFALTMSFAPCDAVATEPSVSAPQQPEAQKLLELGVKALQSKQWEKAQRNLLEAWRIEKHYRIAANLGLVEIERGQFRSAAEYLVYCLRNESDMPESHKVAIRGLFEKASARIGTLDVRTDAMGATILVDGEVVGHTPIATIFVEPGKRTVTARMAGKAFVAQHVEIAAGEEQKVVILEEAPRPSPSPLQFEEEPSNWSMAAVPLGGLALAGFGVGVGCTVAMGEHGISAESRDNRQVGAVIGYGVGSAALLATMIVALWPSAPQKQKTGLFVAPVVGGGQGGVQVVGAF
- the rdgC gene encoding recombination-associated protein RdgC, with the protein product MRTLGALRGNLTFARFYVTGDIPDDIPGTTLKRIRANAFQPLSPDDDKSEGFGWANMEDPVDTDLDHEKVFYNEYVCLALRVDRWAIPGPLLKAHLRDAEQALLEKRGLEKLGRQAKADLKTMVVRKLRKQLVPSLKSYDMVWNLNSNIVHFFSQSEKVTSLFDDLFKKTFKLDLVPESPGTAAERVGLDARQAAAFAGLEPTTLARLEEG